In one window of Corynebacterium mycetoides DNA:
- a CDS encoding cation diffusion facilitator family transporter, producing the protein MIDEQKLLERFMWLSIAVSVATIALKLAAAWVTGSVGFLSDAIESLINLVAAVVGLIALKVAAKPADENHNFGHSKAEYFSAQVEGSMILLAAVAIFYTAVQRLIEPQPIEQAGVGLVLSALAAGFNLGVGMALVRAGRKYRSVTLGADGHHLLTDVWTTVGVIAGIVLVWLTGWEILDPLIALAVGVNILFTGYMLLKNSFISLLSEALPEDERLAIKAFLDEFSVDHGVEFTDVRTAAFGRERFVNVVMQVPGQWSVDRSHEYADMIEEGIDGTLGGATTVVHVEPLGTETDVEFNWI; encoded by the coding sequence GTGATTGATGAACAGAAGCTGCTCGAGCGGTTCATGTGGTTGTCCATCGCAGTCTCCGTGGCAACGATTGCGCTCAAACTCGCCGCCGCCTGGGTCACCGGGTCCGTGGGGTTTTTGTCCGACGCAATCGAGTCTCTCATCAATTTGGTGGCAGCTGTCGTCGGCCTTATCGCGCTTAAAGTCGCGGCGAAACCCGCCGATGAAAACCACAACTTCGGGCACTCCAAAGCGGAGTATTTCTCCGCCCAGGTAGAAGGTTCGATGATCCTGCTGGCCGCGGTAGCGATCTTCTACACCGCGGTGCAGCGCCTGATTGAGCCCCAGCCCATCGAGCAGGCTGGCGTGGGCCTGGTCCTCTCCGCGCTCGCCGCCGGATTCAACCTCGGCGTCGGCATGGCGCTGGTTCGCGCTGGCAGGAAGTACCGCTCGGTGACGCTGGGCGCCGACGGCCACCACCTGCTAACCGACGTGTGGACCACCGTGGGCGTTATCGCGGGCATCGTGCTCGTATGGCTGACCGGCTGGGAAATCCTCGACCCGCTCATTGCCCTGGCGGTGGGCGTCAACATCCTGTTCACCGGGTACATGCTGCTGAAAAACTCCTTCATCAGCCTGCTCTCGGAGGCCTTGCCGGAAGACGAGCGACTTGCCATCAAAGCATTCCTCGATGAGTTCTCCGTAGATCACGGCGTGGAGTTCACCGACGTGCGCACCGCCGCCTTCGGCCGGGAGCGTTTCGTCAACGTGGTCATGCAGGTGCCGGGCCAGTGGAGCGTGGATCGCTCCCACGAGTACGCGGACATGATCGAAGAGGGCATCGACGGCACGCTCGGGGGCGCGACGACGGTGGTGCACGTCGAGCCGCTGGGCACCGAGACCGACGTGGAGTTCAACTGGATCTAG